Part of the Candidatus Spechtbacteria bacterium genome, ATTTTCATTGTGATAAGCGCGATAAGATTTGCGTTAGCCGTTTTATAAAAAATCGGGGCTAGCCCCGATTTTTTATAAAAATAAATTCTAGCCATGAGTAAAATAATTTTGGGTACAAAACTCGGCATGAGCCAGATATTCACAGAGCAAGGACGTGTCATTCCCGTGACGCTTATTTCTTGTGGTCCATGCAAAGTTACCCAAACAAAGACCAAGGATAAGGATGGCTACAATGCAATGCAAGTTGGATTCGGCACCAAGAAAAAACTCTCACCGGCGATGAAGGGCCACTTGAAAGGATTGGAATTTTTCCGCTGGCTCCGCGAGCTTCGCTTGTCGGAAAACCAAGAGCCGACTGTCAAGCGTGGTGACGTGATAGATGTTTCTTCATTTGCAGAAAAAGAAGAGGTGAGTGTTACGGGAGTTTCTAAAGGAAAAGGTTTCCAGGGCGTAGTGAAGCGTTGGGGATTTGCGGGGCATTTTCACACACATGGAACTAAGAATACAGAACGCGCTCCAGGCGCAATAGGATCGGGATTTCCTCAGCACGTGCTAAAAGGCAGAAAAATGGCCGGTCGCATGGGCGGAGATCAGATGACGCGTCGCATGAAGATTGTAAAAGTTGACGCTAAAAACAATATCCTTATGCTGGATGGGCCAGTGGCTGGTGTGGCAGGATCGTTAGTTGAGATTCGATCTAACTAAAATATAAATATTGTCAACCGACAACCGCTTACCGACAACCGTTTCGTTATTCGTTTGACAGTTAGCGGTCAGCGGTTGACGGTAGTCAAATTGATTAACTTATGAAACTTCCCTTATACACAATTGAAGGAAAAGAAAAAGGGACGGTAGAAGTACCAGATGCGATTTTTGGTGTGAGCGCAAGCTCTGATTTGCTTCACCAAGCAGTAAACGCGGCGCTAGCAAATTTGCGCAAGCCTTATGCTCATACGAAAGATCGTAGCGAAGTACGTGGCGGCGGTCGCAAGCCATGGAAGCAAAAAGGCACAGGCCGCGCTCGTCATGGATCAAGACGATCTCCATTATGGGTTGGTGGAGGTGTTACGTTCGGCCCAAGCAAGGAAAAAGTTTTTGCGCAGAAGATTAATACCAAGATGAAGCAAAAGGCTTTATTCGGCGCATTATCATCAAAGATGATGGAAAACAACATTTTTATTGTAGAAAGTTTTACAACTCCGGAGGTAAAAACAAAGAAAGGGGTAGCTTTTTTGCAAGCGATTAAGTCTGTACGAGGCGCGGATAAGAAATTAGGAAAGGTGTTAATTTGGGGATCGATGGACGACAAAGAATTTCGCCGAATGTTTCGAAACATTGCAGGGGTTACCCCGCTCCGCATTGAGAATATAAATATTATTGATGTATTTAATCACGCGCATGTGATATTTTCAAAGTCGGCGCTTGATTTATTCATTACGCGATATGGCAATACTAGATTGGTTCAACCAAAAGCAGGAGCAGCAAAGGAAGCAGTCTAAGGGGGTACAATCCGAAAGGACAAAATCCTCAAAGGCAAGGCAGCCCAAGAAGCAAACTGCGCAGCAGACGGAAGTCGCTGAAAATAAAGAAGAGATAAAAAAGCCCCTAAAATTGGGGGAAGAAGTTGTTGGCGTAAAGAACACGTTAACCGCAGGGTTCCAACATATTATTCATTCCGCATACATTACTGAAAAGACTACGAATATGCAGCCGATGGGTAAGTATGTATTTCGTATTTTCCCCACAGCAAATTCCACGCAAGTTGCAAATGCTATCAAGGCGATTTATAAAGTCCATGTGCGTAACGTGCATATTATAACTCTTCCCGAAAAGAGGGTGAGAAGAGGACGATACACTGCGACGCGCACGCGCTATCCGAAGGCAATCGTGACATTGAAGCAGGGCGAAACGATTGAAGTAGTACCAAATTAAAAAACTAAAATCTTAAATCTCAAACCTCAAATCTACAACTCAAATCTTAAATCTACGTAAGAAGTTTTGAGATTTTAGATTCAGTTTTGAGATTTGCCATTTGAGATTTGAGATAAAAAGTTAAATTTATGATTCAGGCAGAAACAAAACTTAATGTAGCAGATAATACCGGAGCTAAAGAAATCCAGTGTTTTAAGGTACTGGGAGGTACTCGACGCCGCTACGCGCAGATAGGCGATATTATCGTTGCCGCAGTAAAAGTCGCGGAGCCGCGCCGAATCGTGAAGTTGCACGAAGTGGTAAAGGCTGTTATTGTGCGTCAGCGCACCCCATTCCGCCGCAAGGATGGTTCGTATATTCGTTTTGACGAGAATGCGGCAGTTATCCTAGACGGAAAAGAGCCTAAGGGAGGCCGTATATTCGGTCCTATTCCAAGGGAATTAAAGGAGCGTGGTTTTGATAAGATAGCATCGCTGGCGCCGGAATTGATATAACAACTATGAATAGTGAATCATGAATAGTGAATCATGCAGGTGTAGGTATTCATGATTCGTGATTCACTATTCAGTATTCATTTAACCTATGAAACTAAAAAAGGGAGACATAGTCGTAATCACGAAAGGAAAGGATCGTGGCAAAAAAGCGAAGATACTTCGCGCTTTTCCTTCTGTTGAAAAGATTATGGTTGAGGGCGTTAATATCCACAAGCGACATCGCCGCCGACGTTCACAGAGAGAAAAAGGGCAAATTATTTCTATGCCCGTGCCATTTTCTGTATCCAATGTAAAAATTGTATGCGGCAAGTGTAATCGGGCGGCGCGCGTACAGTACCAAGGACACGGGAAAGAAAAAGTCCGGATATGCTCATCTTGCAGTGAAAAACTATGATAAATTATTCATTCCAAAAACAGTATAAAGATGTCGTTAT contains:
- the rplC gene encoding 50S ribosomal protein L3, with the protein product MSKIILGTKLGMSQIFTEQGRVIPVTLISCGPCKVTQTKTKDKDGYNAMQVGFGTKKKLSPAMKGHLKGLEFFRWLRELRLSENQEPTVKRGDVIDVSSFAEKEEVSVTGVSKGKGFQGVVKRWGFAGHFHTHGTKNTERAPGAIGSGFPQHVLKGRKMAGRMGGDQMTRRMKIVKVDAKNNILMLDGPVAGVAGSLVEIRSN
- a CDS encoding 50S ribosomal protein L23, producing the protein MAILDWFNQKQEQQRKQSKGVQSERTKSSKARQPKKQTAQQTEVAENKEEIKKPLKLGEEVVGVKNTLTAGFQHIIHSAYITEKTTNMQPMGKYVFRIFPTANSTQVANAIKAIYKVHVRNVHIITLPEKRVRRGRYTATRTRYPKAIVTLKQGETIEVVPN
- the rplN gene encoding 50S ribosomal protein L14, with translation MIQAETKLNVADNTGAKEIQCFKVLGGTRRRYAQIGDIIVAAVKVAEPRRIVKLHEVVKAVIVRQRTPFRRKDGSYIRFDENAAVILDGKEPKGGRIFGPIPRELKERGFDKIASLAPELI
- the rplX gene encoding 50S ribosomal protein L24, whose product is MKLKKGDIVVITKGKDRGKKAKILRAFPSVEKIMVEGVNIHKRHRRRRSQREKGQIISMPVPFSVSNVKIVCGKCNRAARVQYQGHGKEKVRICSSCSEKL
- the rplD gene encoding 50S ribosomal protein L4; translation: MKLPLYTIEGKEKGTVEVPDAIFGVSASSDLLHQAVNAALANLRKPYAHTKDRSEVRGGGRKPWKQKGTGRARHGSRRSPLWVGGGVTFGPSKEKVFAQKINTKMKQKALFGALSSKMMENNIFIVESFTTPEVKTKKGVAFLQAIKSVRGADKKLGKVLIWGSMDDKEFRRMFRNIAGVTPLRIENINIIDVFNHAHVIFSKSALDLFITRYGNTRLVQPKAGAAKEAV